The DNA window TAGACTCCAGTCTTTTAATCAGATAATGttaatgtttgaaattaaaataaaatattttatctgaGCAACGCTGACAGATTAAGTCTCACGTTGtcatgaaatattatattaccAGTACTATTACAGTAGTAAAACGTAAATGTTAAGTATGGatgtaaaacattataaaattaatggACTTGAATAATCAAAAACATAGAACTATGTTTTACAATACAAATGGGAGGGATGTATAGCTAATAAAGAGATTTAACTCaatttttcttcagaaaatgtCTGCACTAAGACAGGAATATGACCGTGATTTATTTTCGTTGTGGTGGTTCATTAAATCTATTGTTAGAATTTGACAGGTTTATGAACTTTTCCTGTGTTTATTTTTCCTTGGAGTGCAGTATATTTGCTGTTAAAACGTTTTAACACTTTAATTCTTAGCATCAATTAAAGTCAATGTTAAATGTCCATGACTTGTACGAAGGGACACATAGTATACGGTGTAAATGCAATGTCATATTGATGCTCTCCATGGGATCATTATAAGAAGGTTGAGTACCTGTAAAACGTAACTACGACTGCTTTTGTGAGTTTCGTCTTGCTAAATAATTAGTTAcatgcttttattttcaatatctctTTTTGGCCATGATTTGTCTCATTTAAATCGTCAAGCAACAGTCTTTTATATGAAATGTAGATTTAGAAGTGTTATTTTCTTGTGTAACTCTTGAGGAGGTTTGTAATTCTATAGTTGGTCAAATATACTGTGTTTCCAAAAAAAAACGCAGTAGGAGCATTTCCAATCCTGGtctgatataaatagaaaataattgtatacttaTATCCTGCACTCGGGGGCATGCTTCTGCTCGCTCCTTAACAAAACTTCATTGATAATGTGCgtttgtatgttttataatatgACTTTCCTCAGACGATTACTATTGATTGAACGAACATGACATATGGGAATGAATATGCCAATAGGTATATAGAAAAAACGCAAAATAgttaccaggattgaaattttatatttacgccggacgcgcgtttcgtctacaatgactcgtcagtgacgctcaaatccaaaaatgtcagaaaggccaaataaagtatgaaattgaagaacattgaggaccaacaagtcctaaaggttttgccaaatacagctaaggtaatctatttctgaagtagaaaagcccgtgaaattcaaaaattcttaattatctttatataaagaaaatttagtCTTTTTAGCATTGACAAATTGAACTGCTCGTTAATcatgaataatttatatttgcAGATGTGAAACAAATGATGTCTGATATAATTAAAGGATACAAAATAGACAAAGTAAAGGAACACCATAGGAAGACTAAACGATCTAGTCATAATAACGATGAACATTTTGGTCTACACTCAAATCCTCAGATGAACCATTTTACCGGTCAACATTCAAACCCTCAAATGAACCATTTTCCAAGTCAACATTTAAATCCTAAATTCAACCATTTTCCAAGTCAACATTCGAATCCTAAAATCAACCATTTTCCAAGTCAACATTCAAATCCTCAAATGAATCATTTTCCTGGTCATGAATTCGATGCAAAATACAGAACAAACAAAGCTTCAagttttaatgattttgttGACACAGACAGTACCGGCTCAGTTCTAAATTTTTCTAAGGTATTTACAATAAGTGTAGATAAAACACCTAAACGCagacaagataacaaaaaaaaacatcttgaagagaaggacaaaagataccagagagacattcaaactcgtagattgaaaataaactgacaacgccatgacaacataaaagacaaacatacacaTACTAGTTTTTAAATCACACAATGAGTACAAATGGTTCGCAAGTTTAATGACCACGCAATACACATGATAAAGTACTAGAAAACTAACTATAGACTTGTGTGATCAATAATGTATGCTATATCTTTCGcgtacaaatgtatatgccAAAAGTCTGACAAGTAGTTAACACATCTATAATTGTTCACTTGAATATACATATCACACACATTTTCgtattattatctttttattttgctcCTTTTGTAGTTAAGTGAATCCGAACGTTTGTTTGATAGAACAAATAACATCGGGATTGAAATTATTTCTAGATTATTACATAGAATAAGACATAAACGAGAAGAACAAGAAGTTAGATTTAAGTCATTCTATTGAATATTGATATTgctatatcattttttttatcaaaaggaTCAGGAAGTTATATAAATGGGACCCAATCacaaaattacacaaaattgTCAAATGTATAGACTCAAATTAACATCTTGCTAGTGCTTTACCAAAAAACAAtgactttcataaaaaaatgttattaagtTGTAAGTGCTGtatataatcgtcaattttttttttacttttaatttgtcttattCAAGTTATTGACAACCGGAGAAATGGTGCAAATGGTGGAAAGGAAGTTTGAGCATCACATGACAAACCGAATAACGAGAGAACAATTTCTAGACATCTGCCCGTCTGTAATATACAGTTTGTTGCAGCGTTCAGAAATCAAAGACaaagaagatttggtaaaaGATCATGTCCCTCCTTCAGCTCTTGAAAGTAGGTTGACAGGGTTTTTTTGGTtaatatatacagatataactgtataaaaaataaacgtaaaatTATTCGAACAGCGTTTTACTTGTAAGAGATAAGATATAAGAAGTAACAACATTTAGGTTATGATGAATACacagacaataaaaaatatcacacCATAAACTGGCTAGAAAATTCTTTCAGAAATACAGTCTGATGGTTTTTCTAAAGAATATATTATAAATGGCATCGCTTTAAAAATCAAACGAATGCGGTCCAGCGAAATCAATCAAAACTATAACTGCAGTCCCTGAAATACACGTATTGCTAAGGTCAATTTATAGGTCGATTTATGAAAAGCAAAGGTCCTCATATCCTCTTTGGACTTTATTGAAGGGTAATTTTAACTAATTAAATATAAGTAATCTATACAATGTTAACACTTTTTTGTAGTATATGGATTTGGAACAGCAAGCGTTTTTGTTATCAGTTTAGCTTCACTTGTTGGGGCTGTATTCGTCAAACTATCACAGAAGGTTATAAAAGACTATCTCATGGGAATGTTACTTTCACTGTCAGTCGGTTGCCTGGTTGGTGATGCCATTCTACATTTACTGTCTGAGGTAAATTATCTTACATTTGGTGTTGAAAATTGCATTTCAAGTATACCTATCCCAAGATAATAAATTTAGTTGTCAATTGGAAAAACTGTTATAGCAGACAAAGGTAACAATAACTTTATGGTATAATGATAATAGCAATATTTTGACCAATGCAAGCGCATGAAGATAAAACATGAACAACGCTTTACGAATCAAAGATTTAAAGTAATACCGGCGTTTTACAACATCGTATAGCTCCGACGTACACCGGGCgtgttaaaaaataatgtacGCTGCCAATACGCTAGTATTTTGGATGCATTCAACCTGGTAATCTTATTTGTAATTGCACATCGAGCTTTAATCGTATTAGGCGTACGAGACACGAATGGTTATAACCAGCGTTATTTGACTTCGAACAGGTGCAAATAAATGCAGCGCGTTTAAAATTCACCATaagaattgttttgcattgtcttatatgggccttttatagctgactatgcggtatgggctttgctcattgttgaaggccgtacggtgacctatagttgtttatgtttgtgtcactttgtggatagttgtctctttggcaatcataccatatcttcttttttatgtaatcTGAAGTTGTAGTGTAACAATACACCATAGAAAGAAACACTATACAATATCATTTGAAATGGCCTATATGTAACTCAATCTAAAAgacatatttacaaaaacaaaacataccctgaacgaataaatttgatatatatgacaaaacataaaaacaatgaaaataaaacaaggtCAGATGAAAACAATAGCAGACTTATgtatgtgaaatattttataagtagTGATGCATTTTCAATTAAACGACAGTTGATTACTGAACATGTAAAAGAcgatgtttttttctaattctcACCATTTGAAATTCAAACTATCTATCAATCGAGATGTgttgttttaacatgtttaacagacaagtaaatttaagtacataagtcatatttacacattttcattCCAGGTTTTAGCAGACGAAAGCAATGGAGAAAAGGCAAGAGTGACAGAgaatttgacaaaacaatgcGCACTACTTGCTAGTATTTATGGATTTTTCTTACTGGAACTGACATGTTCTTTTCTGAAAAGTAGCACAAAAGACAAGGTAGACCAAATAAATGTATACTAAAATGCTTCTTGGGGATGTTGTTTAAACACAATTACGTAAAATTGGTTTTAGTAGCACAATGACTCTGTACAGAATAGAAAAGTACAAGATTTGATAGCGTTTCCTTTAAGggttttttatttactttgttGAAATACCAAATTTGCTTAAAGATGAAATGTATCATTCCAATGGGAAGCATAATACGTAAAAGATAAtgtgttcttttaaaaatatgttcaatacTTTTGAAATGAACTGATATTGTCTTCATATTTTCGAATTTAAACATATCTCGTAAGAACTTGTGCTAACCAATTAAATTGTATTCtccattaaaaataaaagttgacaGTTGTACAATTTGAATATAGTTCAACTTACTACAACTTACAAAATTTAGTTGGTTACATCTCAGATATAGTGACCTTTCTCAGTTTAAAGATAACCCACATTAACTTGGTTATATGTATGCCCCTTTTGTTCATATAGATCGTTACGATCTCATCTCTGTTATATCGTTtacattcaaataaaagtaGTTGGATTTAAgagtttctttttaaatttaggaGAAAAATAATAGGACGCAAGAACGTAATGGAAAATAATTTGGATTTACACCGCTGTTTATTCTTGATTTACAGAAAGATGATGATTACCAATGCCAAAACGAGGAGAACCAAACTAAAGGTCAAAGAGAAAAAGGTATTTTGTAATCGTAGCagtctttataaaaaaagaagatgtggtatgattgccaatgagacaactgtcaacGAGAGACTtacatgacacagacattaacaactttaggtcaccgtacggcctttaacaatgagaaaagcccataccgtatagtcagctataaaaggccccgatatgacaatgtaaaccaattcagacgagaaaactaacggctttatttatttaaaagaaatgaacgaaaaacaaatatgtaacacataaacaaacgacaaccaccgaattacaggctccGGACTaggggacagacacatacataaataatgtggtgggttaaacatgttagcgggatcccaaccctccccctgaactgggacagtggtttaacagtacaacataagaacaaactataaaaatcagttgaaaaaggctgaactcatcagatggacaaaaatacatgtCGAAGTGGCCGGTTAAGTTTGTTTACTTCggtgattctttacaaaataaataaaatttaggatCGAAACTTGAATTCATAacaagttttgtttgtttgttctgttTGCATCGTGTCTGTTTTATATCCCCCCTTTCTATAAAGCTTGTAGCATTATTTCGACATCAAAGCAAGaagttctgaaaaaaaaattaaacaggtAAAAGAGTAACTACATGTAGTTGAAGAAAGGAATGTTAATTGAATACTGACATAGAATGGAACAATAGTTTTGCCTTTAAAATTGCAGATAAATCTGCCCTTGCTTGGATGGTGATAGTAGGGGACGCAATACATAATTTTGCAGATGGTCTTGCTATAGGCGCTGCCTTCAGTAAAGACATAACAGTTGGATTATCTACCTCAATAGCTGTGTTTTGCCATGAGTTACCCCATGAGTTaggtttgttattttttgtatttattagagaaaaaaaatagctaaGAAAGAATCTTTTCGGCAGCGTTTCAGGGATGGCATGAATTGTCAACTTATTGtttctatatttgtataaatatatattttttgaatacTCTTTCTTCTAAAGAGATTGACAAAATCTTCGGAATTTTGGGGTCCTCAATGATTTTTAACTCCGTGCTTTTCGcctttttaattcttttgatTCAATTGTCACTGGTGAGtatttgtagacaaaacgcgtgtCGGCGCACGGCATGTTAATCCTGGTAACTCTtatgatttatataacaaattgtCCTGACTGCCTCATCATAATAGCATATAAAATACTCGACGCTTGAATTCTAATTACTCACTATTTCAAAAAGAGACGAAATATACCTGACGGTTCTTCAAACTCGTTAGTCGAAAATGAACTGAAAATTTAATGAGAAAGACAAGTAACATAACACAAACACATGATGGAAAAACTTCAGACAGAGCTACAGGGAATGCTCTTAAGTgttccagaagggtaagcaaatccttaTCTACATGTGGCACCGTTGTGTTATTCATGTTAATACAAACCCGGTGATAAGTGCTTATTTGTAATTCACATTCAGATAAAAAGATGGACGGGATTGATACAACGATCGATCCAAATTTATTCTAAGCCATCTTCGAAACATATTTTCCATTACGATTAATCAAATCGTAAAGCTGTCCAATATTTTGTCGAAGAGAGTACAAATGACAGTTTTATCACGATGATTATTATTAAGATAAAATCATGAGCATAGGAAAAAGagaacctttgaaaaaaatagatatatatttagCATTCACAGTGCACAGGCTATTCTCTGAGCAACTGATTTGAAGTagaaaaaatgatgttttcctAATGTTCATTGAAAAGTAGTTTACTAAATATAAACGCAGAAAATTCTGAGCACATTTGAAGCACCTTTAACCCTATAACTTTCCATATTTATAAGTATTTcgtttaaaatagttataaaattctTCTTTCAGGAGATTTTGCAGCCTTAGTGTCTAGCGGTTTGTCAATCAAAAGAGCCAtggttttgaatttcatttcaaGTCTGACAGCGTTTTTAGGGTTATATATAGGCATACTAGCAAGCTCAAATGATGTTGCTAGATCCTGGATATTCTCAGCTGGTGCAGGCATGTTCATTTATGTGGCCTTAGCAAACTTAGTAAGTATaacatttatgtttatgtttttggTGACTGTGGTAAAAGTAATTATCTACACTATCATTAGCAATTCAACACAGTAGTTGATGTTCAAACGACGCAAGTAGTTCGACTTCAATCTTTAATGCTTTAAATTGCCAAAGTTCTTATTGGATGTATGTAGTTTTCTCTTGATACAAATGCATAATAGTTTATAAAATTACTTAGTACGTATAACACCTTTTTTGATGGCCGTGGTATTAGTAATTTTCTTACACTATCATTAACAATTCGACACAACAGTTTAAGTTTAAACAACGCACATAGTAGGTGCTTGTAACTCTAAGTTTTCCTGCCGAAGTTATGCCGTTTGTTCTATGaatataacagtttattttccataCATAAAATGGCTACTTAGATAGCCATAGGTGCCGATTGTGCCGTTAAACAAAAAAAGCCAACAAAAAATTTATTTACTATAAACTATGAAAtcgaatacatgtatatatttttttttaaaaagagtgGGTATTCAGTAAAACTAAAATATTCTCATAATGTAAACACGGTTTTATAAACGAAAACGATTcgaaaaatatgataaatgtgttttaaataaTCGACGACTGAAATGATTAGAAGGAAATAAGACCATTCAAAAAAACTGTGATAGgtctcttttaaaacaaaacgtcAAATCCGATCatgtacaaatttatttataaacataacaAAGTTGATCAGCGAATGTTTTGAACTCTGTTATTTGTAATTGTATACCATACTCGccataaattcaaaataaaatatttttagtcaaCTGCAAATGTAGATTATGTTTTCGCAATGTCTTATAATTGATACCAACAGTCAACTGTGTTACTGGCATCATCTTTCAAAAGTGGTATTATTAAACTATAATTCGTTGACGCTATTAGTTATAACCTGTAACAATATCAAATTGCATACCATGCGCCTTATTGAGTAACCAGTCAACATCGATCAAATAAGGATTTATAAAAGCTAATTTTTGTCTGTGAAAGGTAACTGAAAACCCTAACGAATGCGTTGTCTGTATTTTAAGACCTCCTAAAGCGCAACAtttgatatcaaatataatttaattttccaaatttttaaatcaactcatcatatataccggAACCTAATTTTGTAACCCgaaatttgtatacaaaataatCATCAATGAGGCTCAAAGTTTACAAGTTTCAGAAGGTTAACCAAAGGAAGAAATTGAACGGCATTGAAAATCTTCAATTTTGAAAGGTTTAACAGGTACGGTAATCTATTCAGGGTATATTTTATTggattatttttgttattattgtttatttcaattattaaacTTGAAAATGGAAACAGCCAAActtaatttattcttttttgtttttttcagattcCAGAAGTACTGAGCTATTTCAAAAGAATACCAAATTTGTGTATGTTTCTGTCGTTGAACTTCGGACTATTATTCGGCTACGTCTCAATGTTGCTTTTGGCTATATACGAGGCAGATTTTGAATTACCATAAATCTGTGTAAATATTAGACTATCTAGCAGACATTATTCGTCCATAAAACAAATACTCAATGAAAGTAATACACTCCATTTCCTTTGTTGGAAAATGTGCTAATGCATTGGTCCGTTTACACAATATCAaaatcttattaacttataactcagaaattaaatttcatttttgtaattatgCGTGTATATTTTTAGACTTTGCCTCTGGTATCGTTCGTTCCTCTTCATAtcattttttcatatcagaATATGGGTCCAGTCTTATCTACTGTATTGAGTAATTGTACAGCTTCCTATTCATCTGAATAAGGTCTTAATATAATGTGAAAATGTTGTATCTAGTGGTACCTGCTAA is part of the Mytilus trossulus isolate FHL-02 chromosome 13, PNRI_Mtr1.1.1.hap1, whole genome shotgun sequence genome and encodes:
- the LOC134694379 gene encoding zinc transporter ZIP12-like, which codes for MFNSIPQNDESDPTIKPEHQSHERMTIKPSHQHKCPRVIVPRTSQRPDPQQFMRMQRILHSVSSNIVSAILRGVNIYDDKTYCLVDHLEYIMRHYGHHHYSYMDETDVKQMMSDIIKGYKIDKVKEHHRKTKRSSHNNDEHFGLHSNPQMNHFTGQHSNPQMNHFPSQHLNPKFNHFPSQHSNPKINHFPSQHSNPQMNHFPGHEFDAKYRTNKASSFNDFVDTDSTGSVLNFSKLLTTGEMVQMVERKFEHHMTNRITREQFLDICPSVIYSLLQRSEIKDKEDLVKDHVPPSALEIYGFGTASVFVISLASLVGAVFVKLSQKVIKDYLMGMLLSLSVGCLVGDAILHLLSEVLADESNGEKARVTENLTKQCALLASIYGFFLLELTCSFLKSSTKDKKDDDYQCQNEENQTKGQREKDKSALAWMVIVGDAIHNFADGLAIGAAFSKDITVGLSTSIAVFCHELPHELGDFAALVSSGLSIKRAMVLNFISSLTAFLGLYIGILASSNDVARSWIFSAGAGMFIYVALANLIPEVLSYFKRIPNLCMFLSLNFGLLFGYVSMLLLAIYEADFELP